The Methanomassiliicoccales archaeon genomic sequence TGTCCGCTTGGATCATCGGTCCCACGGCCTCCTTCGGCGTCTTTCCTTCGCTGATAAGTGCCAACCCCTGAGGACCGAAGGCCGGATTGGTGAAGGACTGCGTGACCACCACGCCGATGCCGGCCAGGGCCCAAGGGACCGCGGTACCGACGGAGAACCAATGAGACTGCACCCCAGCGCCCATCTCACCGGTGCCTTCGTCCCGGGCGACTATGGAATAGGTGTGGGCGAACGGCCCTTTCATTAAATGATCTGGAACCAGCATGATGACCACTGCCCCGATGATAGAGATGAAGAAAAATAAAGGTTGGTAAGATGTTTTGCTCGAGCCTCCGGATAAGGCTCATTCGCAGTTCTCGAACTGGCTGTTGTACAGGTCGCTGTAGAACCCGCCCTGGCCCAGAAGCTCCTCGTGCGTCCCCATCTCCACGATGCTCCCTTCCCTCATCACCAGGATGGTGTCGGCATCCTTGATGGTGGAGAGACGGTGGGCGATGATGAAGGAGGTCCTTCCCACGGTGAGGTCATCCATCGCCTTCTGGATGATCTTCTCGGTCCTGGTGTCCACGGAGCTGGTCGCCTCGTCCAGTATCAACAGTGGAGCGTTCTGCACCACCGCCCGGGCGATGGTCACCTGCTGCTTCTGCCCCATGGATATCTTCGACTCATCGTCCAGCTTGGTGTTGTAGCCGTCCGGGAGCGTGGCGACGAAGTGGTGTATGCCCGCGGCCTTGCACGCTTCCTCGATCATCTCGTCCGTGACTCCCTCTTTCCGATAGGCGATGTTCTCCCGTATCGTACCTTCGAACAGCCAGGTGTCCTGCAGCACCATGCAGAACATGCCGTGCACGTTGTTCCTGGTGAGCTCCTTGGTAGAGATCCCGTCGATCAGAATGTCCCCGGAGTTCACCTCATAGAAGCGCATCAGCAAGTTCACGATGGTAGTCTTTCCGGCGCCGGTAGGACCGACGATGGCCACCTTCTGCCCGGGCCGGACGTGGAAGGAGAAGTTGTGGATGACCTCGCGTTCCGGCGTATAGCCGAACGATACGTTGCGGAACTCCACGTCCCCCTTTACGTCCGTATGGACCAGCTTCTTGCCGTCCTCGTTCTCCATCTCCGGCTCCTCCAGGAACTCGAAGACCCTTTCGGAAGCGGCTGCCACCGACTGCAGGCTGGTCATTGCCTGTCCCAACTGCGTCAGCGGCTGGGTGAATAACCGAACGTAGACCATGAAGGCCACGATGACCCCGATGGATATGGCGCCATTGAGCACTTGCACCGCGCCTACGATGCATACGGCGACATACCCGAAGTTACCGATGAAGCCCATCAGCGGCATCATCATTCCCGACAGGAACAACGATTTGAACGCGCTGTCGAACAGCTCGTCGTTGATCGAGTCGAACTCGTTCTGGGCGGCCTTCTCGCCGTTATACGCTTTAACGATCACGTGTCCGGTGTACATTTCCTCCACGTGGCCGTTCAATCGCCCGAGATGCTTCTGCTGGCGCTGGAAGTGCTTCTGCGACTTGATCATGATGAAGGCCATGAGCATGAAGCCGGCGAGGGCCGAAAGCACGGCCGCTGCCGTCATGATCACGTCGTTCATGAGCATCATGACCAGCGATCCGATGAGAAGCGCGGCGGCGCTCATCAACATGCCCACGCTCTGGTTCATGGACATGCTGATGGTGTCCACATCGTTCGTCACCCGGCTCAGCACGTCCCCGTAGCTCGTTTTATCGAAATACCTCAGAGGCATGCGGTTTATCTTCTCCGAGATGTCCGTGCGCAGACGCTTGGAAAGCTTCTGCACGATGGTGGCGACTATGAAACCCTGGCCGTACGTAAGGACGGTCGAAAGCAGGTAGATGATCACCAAGAAGGTACCTATCTCCGCTACGCCGCCCAGATCTATCGTTCCGGACATCATCCCGCCGGCGATGAGGTCCGTCAGCTCGCTCAGCTTGTCGGGACCTATGACCGTGAATATGGTTCCTATGATCACCAGTATGGACGCTACGATCAGCGCCGGGATGTATGGGCGCATATAGCCCAGCATCTTCTTCCAGGCCGTCCTGAAGCTTTTCGGCTTGCCGGCCATCATCGGGCCGTGCCCGGGACCGAATCCGGCGGGACCCCTAGGCCCTCTAGGCTTGCTATCGTCGGCGCTCATCGTCTCATGTCCTCCTCGGTGAGCTGAGACTCCACGATCTCCCTGTACACCGGGCAGGTGTCCAGGAGCTCGCGGTGCTTTCCTATTCCGGCCACGGAACCGTTGTCCAGTACCACTATCTTGTCGGCGTCCATTATCGTCCCGACCCTCTGCGCCACGATGATGCTGGTGACGTCGGCCGTCTCCCGCTTCAGGGCGCTCCTGAGACTACGGTCCGTACGGTAATCCAGGGCGGAGAAAGAGTCGTCGAATATGTAGATCTCCGGGCGGCGGCAAACAGCCCTAGCGATGGACAAACGCTGTTTCTGCCCTCCGGAAACGTTCGTTCCGCCCTGTGCGATGGAGGCGTTGTATCTTCCGTCCATGGCCTCCACGAACTCCTCACCTTGGGCGATGGCGACGGCGGTACGGACGTCTGCCTCCGTGCGCTCCACGGACATGTCGCCGTAAGCGACGTTGGAGAACACCGTCCCCGAGAACAGCGTGGCCTTCTGCGGCACGTATCCCATCTTCTTATGCAGCGCATCCTGGGTGTAATCGCGGACGTCCACGCCGTCCACCAGGACCTTCCCGTCCGTGACGTCGTAGGAACGCAGCAGCAAGTTCACGATGGTGCTCTTCCCGCTGCCGGTCGAACCGACGAAGGCGACTATCTCACCTTGGTCAGCCTTGAAGCTGATGTCCTTGAGCACGTAGTCCGCGGCGCCAGGGTACTTGAAGCTGACCTTGTCGAACACAATCTCCCCGTTGCCCGGTTGGTCGGCAACGGTCCCGTCTTTTATCGACGGCTCGGTCTCTATGATCTCCTCTATCCTCTTGGCGGATACCATGGCCCTGGGGAGGATGAAGAACACGATGACCAGCATCATGAATCCCATCACGACCTGCATGGCGTACGCCAGGTACACGATCATGTCCGAGAACAGGGCTATCTGCGCCGGAAGCCCGGAGGCGGCGTCGATGAGGAAAGCCCCTATCCAGTAGATGGATAGCGCCAGAATACCGATCACCGAAGACATGACTGGCATCAATAGCGCCATCGCGCGGCTGGTGAACAGGTTGTTCGCCGTCAGTTCTTCGTTAGCCTTCTCGAACTTATTCTCCTGAAATTTCTCAGCGTTATATGCCCTGATGACGCGAATCCCCTTCAGGTTCTCCCGCATGTGCCTGTTGACGTCGTCCGTCAGCCATTGGATCTTCTTGAAGCGGGGGATGACGAAGTACATCAGGATCCCGATGAGAGTGAGCATAACGATGATGGCCACGGCGGTGGCGGTGGTCCACTGCCAGCTCTTGCCAGATATCTTAATTATCGCCCAGCCAGCCATTATCGGCGCTTTGACGATGACCTGCATCCCGATGGCCACGGCCATCTGCACCTGGGTGACATCGTTCGTCGCCCTGGTGATCAAGCTGGCCGTGGAGAACTTGTTGATCTCGTTCGCAGAGAACGACTGCACCTTATGGAACTGCATGGAACGGATGCGCTTGGCCAGCGACGTCGCCACGTACGCGGCGATGTAGCCGATAATAAGCGCCGTCCCCAGGCTGCTCAGCGCCAGGCCGAGCATCGGCCAGCCCTCGTCCATCACCTGCCCCACCGTCCCGCCGGTCTGCAGCAGGGTGGTGATATGGTACATGTAATCAGGGATCTCCAGGTCCAGCCAAACCTGCAGGACGATGAAGCCCGTGCATGCGACGATGAGAGCCCATTCCTTCGCTTTGAGATGCTTCAATATCATTGCTTCAGCTCCTTCTCCAGCTCGGCTATGTACAAATC encodes the following:
- a CDS encoding ABC transporter ATP-binding protein, which produces MSADDSKPRGPRGPAGFGPGHGPMMAGKPKSFRTAWKKMLGYMRPYIPALIVASILVIIGTIFTVIGPDKLSELTDLIAGGMMSGTIDLGGVAEIGTFLVIIYLLSTVLTYGQGFIVATIVQKLSKRLRTDISEKINRMPLRYFDKTSYGDVLSRVTNDVDTISMSMNQSVGMLMSAAALLIGSLVMMLMNDVIMTAAAVLSALAGFMLMAFIMIKSQKHFQRQQKHLGRLNGHVEEMYTGHVIVKAYNGEKAAQNEFDSINDELFDSAFKSLFLSGMMMPLMGFIGNFGYVAVCIVGAVQVLNGAISIGVIVAFMVYVRLFTQPLTQLGQAMTSLQSVAAASERVFEFLEEPEMENEDGKKLVHTDVKGDVEFRNVSFGYTPEREVIHNFSFHVRPGQKVAIVGPTGAGKTTIVNLLMRFYEVNSGDILIDGISTKELTRNNVHGMFCMVLQDTWLFEGTIRENIAYRKEGVTDEMIEEACKAAGIHHFVATLPDGYNTKLDDESKISMGQKQQVTIARAVVQNAPLLILDEATSSVDTRTEKIIQKAMDDLTVGRTSFIIAHRLSTIKDADTILVMREGSIVEMGTHEELLGQGGFYSDLYNSQFENCE
- a CDS encoding ABC transporter ATP-binding protein, which codes for MILKHLKAKEWALIVACTGFIVLQVWLDLEIPDYMYHITTLLQTGGTVGQVMDEGWPMLGLALSSLGTALIIGYIAAYVATSLAKRIRSMQFHKVQSFSANEINKFSTASLITRATNDVTQVQMAVAIGMQVIVKAPIMAGWAIIKISGKSWQWTTATAVAIIVMLTLIGILMYFVIPRFKKIQWLTDDVNRHMRENLKGIRVIRAYNAEKFQENKFEKANEELTANNLFTSRAMALLMPVMSSVIGILALSIYWIGAFLIDAASGLPAQIALFSDMIVYLAYAMQVVMGFMMLVIVFFILPRAMVSAKRIEEIIETEPSIKDGTVADQPGNGEIVFDKVSFKYPGAADYVLKDISFKADQGEIVAFVGSTGSGKSTIVNLLLRSYDVTDGKVLVDGVDVRDYTQDALHKKMGYVPQKATLFSGTVFSNVAYGDMSVERTEADVRTAVAIAQGEEFVEAMDGRYNASIAQGGTNVSGGQKQRLSIARAVCRRPEIYIFDDSFSALDYRTDRSLRSALKRETADVTSIIVAQRVGTIMDADKIVVLDNGSVAGIGKHRELLDTCPVYREIVESQLTEEDMRR